One window from the genome of Leptospirillum ferriphilum encodes:
- the hflX gene encoding GTPase HflX, with translation MTQMAEISHETGRQIGILLSREGTVEDVLVGTPQDIYIEKLPASRGGDHLLRGLTLVHTHIKGEPLSQDDLNDLALLRLDAQIVVHMKPRLPQVESFSLATLDPDPKAPLPWTLEANLRVTPRNLEGHERIRAIEEEMRRVRTSSRHHLSERERAILVSASPDSVASQEENVQELEELAASAGVDVLGKEIQRIASYHPSTLLSRDRLKSLIIHALHVQASLIIFEQNLSPVQVKTIADMTELKVIDRTQLILDIFARRAHSSDGKLQVELAQLRYLLPRLEKRSTALSRLTGGIGGRGPGETRLEEDRRRVRDRISHLSEKLDRVALERQNRKERRKERDVPIVSLVGYTNVGKSTLLNQLTGSSVLTENRMFATLDPTTRRLRFPREREIILTDTVGFIRNLPGDLRRAFLATFDELKDAHLLLHVADAFHPKMEEQIQRVEELLKEMEIDRIPRILILNKTDCLSPAERDILSVRFPEAFQVAALDKATLLPLLEEMERRLFSRSLHDDPNRVLATRK, from the coding sequence ATGACCCAGATGGCCGAGATCAGCCATGAAACGGGACGCCAGATCGGCATTCTCCTGTCGCGGGAAGGCACCGTCGAAGATGTCCTTGTCGGAACACCCCAGGACATTTATATCGAAAAGCTTCCGGCTTCCCGGGGCGGCGATCATTTGCTCAGAGGCCTGACCCTCGTGCACACGCACATCAAGGGGGAGCCTCTTTCACAAGACGACCTGAACGATCTGGCATTGCTCCGTCTGGACGCCCAGATCGTCGTCCATATGAAACCCCGGCTCCCCCAGGTGGAGAGTTTTTCGCTCGCGACCCTGGATCCTGACCCGAAAGCCCCTCTTCCGTGGACCCTCGAAGCCAACCTTCGCGTGACCCCCCGGAACCTGGAGGGTCACGAACGGATCCGGGCCATCGAAGAAGAAATGCGCCGGGTCCGGACCTCATCAAGGCACCATCTTTCCGAACGGGAAAGAGCCATTCTGGTATCGGCGTCCCCGGACTCGGTCGCTTCCCAGGAGGAAAACGTCCAGGAGCTGGAAGAACTGGCCGCCTCTGCAGGGGTCGACGTCCTGGGAAAGGAGATCCAGAGGATTGCCTCCTATCATCCCAGCACCCTCCTGAGCCGGGACAGGCTCAAGAGCCTGATCATCCATGCCCTGCACGTCCAGGCCAGCCTGATCATTTTCGAGCAGAACCTTTCTCCTGTCCAGGTGAAAACCATCGCGGACATGACAGAGCTGAAGGTCATCGACCGAACCCAGCTGATCCTGGATATTTTTGCCCGGCGGGCCCATTCCAGCGACGGAAAACTCCAGGTGGAACTGGCCCAGTTGCGGTATCTTCTGCCCCGTCTCGAAAAACGCTCCACCGCTCTTTCCCGCCTCACAGGCGGAATCGGTGGAAGGGGACCCGGCGAAACCCGTCTTGAAGAGGATCGCCGCCGCGTTCGGGACCGCATCAGCCACCTGTCCGAAAAACTTGATCGGGTCGCACTCGAGCGACAGAACCGCAAGGAGCGCCGGAAAGAACGGGACGTTCCCATCGTTTCGCTGGTGGGCTATACCAATGTCGGAAAATCGACCCTCCTCAACCAGCTGACGGGGAGCTCCGTCCTCACGGAAAACAGGATGTTCGCCACCCTGGACCCGACAACAAGACGTCTTCGCTTCCCGAGAGAACGGGAGATCATCCTGACCGACACGGTGGGGTTTATCCGGAACCTTCCGGGAGATCTTCGCCGTGCCTTTCTGGCGACGTTCGACGAGCTCAAGGACGCCCATCTTCTCCTGCACGTCGCAGACGCGTTCCACCCGAAAATGGAAGAACAGATCCAGCGGGTGGAAGAACTTCTGAAAGAGATGGAGATCGATCGCATTCCCAGAATCTTGATCCTGAACAAGACCGACTGCCTGTCCCCGGCCGAACGGGACATTCTGTCTGTCCGGTTTCCGGAAGCCTTCCAGGTCGCCGCGCTGGATAAAGCGACCCTTCTCCCGCTGCTCGAAGAGATGGAAAGGCGCCTGTTTTCCCGCTCCCTTCACGACGATCCGAATCGCGTTCTGGCTACCCGGAAATAA
- a CDS encoding DUF3553 domain-containing protein yields the protein MSAGPRLFLRPGESVTHRDYPEWGRGSVLEISTSTIPGGAAYVRISFEDGQERTFFNDLDDSRCAYFMGLKRIDMREGDFPFPW from the coding sequence ATGAGCGCCGGACCACGACTCTTTCTTCGTCCCGGGGAATCGGTCACTCACCGCGACTATCCGGAATGGGGACGCGGTTCGGTGCTTGAAATTTCGACATCCACGATACCGGGTGGAGCTGCCTATGTCCGGATTTCTTTCGAAGACGGACAGGAGCGGACTTTCTTCAACGATCTTGACGATTCCCGGTGTGCTTATTTCATGGGTCTGAAACGCATCGACATGCGGGAGGGGGACTTCCCATTTCCCTGGTAA